The genomic DNA CGGCCGCGCTTGCCGCCGGTGCGAAGCTGTTCAAGGTCCACGTCCAGGTCGGTGTGTTCTCTCCCGATGACGAGGTCCTCGACCCTGCGTGGAGGGCACTCGAAGAGGCGCGAGTGCCGATCGTCATCCACGCCGGTTCTGCTCCCCTGCCGGGCACGTACACCGGGCCGCAGGCGGTGGCGGACGTTCTGGCCAAGTTCCCGCAGCTGAAGTTCGTCATCGCCCACATGGGCATGCCCGAGTACGACGAGTTCGCCGATCTCGCAGAGAGATTCGACAACGTCTATCTCGACACGACGATGTTCGCCTCCGGGTATTTCTCCACCCCCGCCGAGGTGACCCCCGCCTACCGCGAACGCCTGGCCGGACTTGAGGACAAGGTCATCCTCGGCTCTGATTTCCCGAACATTCCCTACCCCTACGTCGACCAGATCGCAGGCCTGGCCGCCCTGGGCCTCGGCGATGATTGGATGCGATCGGTGCTGTGGACCAACGGCGCGAAGGTGCTCGGGCTCGACTGAGTCTCAGCCGTCGCGGCGCACTCGGTCGGCGCCGACGACCCCGGTGAGCATCTCCTCGGCGATGGGTGCGCCGCGCCGGATGACGCTGATCTGACCGGTCGATTCGAGGATCACGCACGCCACCTCATCACGGTTGCGGATGCCAGCGGATCGCAGTTTGGCGATGAGTTCGTCGTGATCGACGTGGCTCTTCGACAGATTGTCCGTGAGGATCTCAGGGCCGGCCATGAGCACCACCGCCGGGGAGTTGACGACGCTGCGCACGAATCCGAAGCGT from Brevibacterium sp. JSBI002 includes the following:
- a CDS encoding DUF421 domain-containing protein gives rise to the protein MDWMEYGLNWVDAVRIVLSCVAFYFGIILLLRIFGQRTLASLSSFDVAAIIAMGAIIGRSILGDTPTLAAGVLGLATLLILQALSGFGRRFGFVRSVVNSPAVVLMAGPEILTDNLSKSHVDHDELIAKLRSAGIRNRDEVACVILESTGQISVIRRGAPIAEEMLTGVVGADRVRRDG
- a CDS encoding amidohydrolase family protein → MNDSDDAATQTAPTLPTANPAQGTTIGRTFEVPDTMTAPPRTDAEVPDYARALGLPGLADIHVHFLPQNVLDKVWEYFDNAADNYGRDWPINYRYDTDTRLNIVRELGLRAIPALTYPHKPGMAAWLNEWNAEFAAAHDDVIHCGTLYAEPESADYVPAALAAGAKLFKVHVQVGVFSPDDEVLDPAWRALEEARVPIVIHAGSAPLPGTYTGPQAVADVLAKFPQLKFVIAHMGMPEYDEFADLAERFDNVYLDTTMFASGYFSTPAEVTPAYRERLAGLEDKVILGSDFPNIPYPYVDQIAGLAALGLGDDWMRSVLWTNGAKVLGLD